A stretch of Paenibacillus peoriae DNA encodes these proteins:
- a CDS encoding beta-galactosidase: MRNYRVAVKDDQKHIVKGHIKLGGTNPKGEEIGFTNYFMEKDGEPFFGICGEFHHARYDERYWEDEIIKIKMGGVNIIATYIFWNLHEEVEGVFNWSGNKNLRRFIELCGKHQVYSIIRIGPFDHGEIRNGGMPDWLFGRPFEVRSNDEGYLFYTRRLYNEIGTQVKGLLYKEGGPIIGTQIENEHHHSSAQWALTVGINDMWLNSGSDGNSHMLKLKEIALEAGIDTPIYTCTGWGGATTPVPDMLPLWGGYAYWPWIYYEEGRLEGMEEHPATPEYIFRDKHNNKIPESYNFKPQYAPEDYPYACCEMGGGMVQFYKYRFAFPYRSVPAMTVMKVAEGCNLIGYYMYHGGSNPRGKVNPFTNDLATPKISYDFNAMIGEFGQVRESYHRTKLQHYFFSTFQKQFSLTKTILPGDTSQMDPYDVDTLRYAVRSSAGSGYLFLNNFQDHVENDDLCDFNVSIELPEETIVIPSQGELMLGRESFAILPFNFNLDGMKLKYATVQLITRIEEDGEVYYFFFVPEGMKGRYEIESKDIISATIDKGSIEQLDGNTIIKVAEEDDSLIHLVSESGKKVAIYTMTDEQSLTFWKVNMQGRDRVILTNANVLVYEGDLRLESTDQEMVSLSVFPDFAASITSITGGELLDITENNVFKTYRLKAPKREIHFNLKKINDDKLTIDFEIDAFHGIKEALLRIDYTGDIGYAFMDGELINDNFCNHTTWEIGLKAFEHRLIEQGLYVYVSPIQKGKVLNSNTTMAGWKETAKERIVDIGAVSIVPVYEIRLTV; encoded by the coding sequence ATGAGAAACTATCGAGTTGCGGTTAAAGACGATCAGAAGCATATTGTTAAAGGACATATCAAACTTGGCGGCACCAACCCAAAAGGAGAGGAGATCGGATTCACCAACTATTTTATGGAGAAGGACGGAGAGCCCTTTTTCGGTATTTGTGGTGAATTCCATCATGCCCGTTATGATGAACGCTATTGGGAAGACGAAATTATTAAAATAAAAATGGGCGGCGTAAACATCATTGCTACTTATATTTTTTGGAACCTACATGAAGAAGTTGAAGGTGTTTTTAATTGGAGTGGGAACAAGAATCTTCGTCGTTTCATCGAGTTGTGCGGCAAACATCAGGTATACTCCATCATTCGGATCGGTCCCTTTGATCATGGGGAAATTCGAAACGGCGGTATGCCAGATTGGTTATTCGGTCGACCATTTGAGGTTCGTTCTAATGATGAGGGGTATCTGTTCTATACAAGAAGATTGTATAACGAAATCGGTACCCAGGTTAAAGGGCTGTTATATAAGGAGGGGGGGCCGATTATCGGCACCCAAATCGAAAACGAGCATCATCATTCATCTGCCCAGTGGGCATTGACTGTAGGAATTAATGATATGTGGCTAAACAGTGGAAGTGACGGTAACTCGCATATGTTAAAACTTAAAGAAATAGCTCTGGAAGCGGGGATTGATACTCCGATCTATACGTGCACAGGATGGGGAGGAGCAACAACTCCTGTACCCGATATGCTGCCGTTATGGGGCGGGTATGCCTATTGGCCATGGATCTACTACGAAGAGGGACGTTTGGAGGGGATGGAGGAGCATCCTGCGACACCGGAATACATTTTCCGCGACAAGCATAATAACAAGATTCCAGAGAGTTACAATTTTAAGCCTCAATACGCACCTGAAGACTATCCGTACGCTTGCTGTGAAATGGGTGGCGGCATGGTTCAGTTTTATAAATATCGGTTCGCATTTCCCTACCGCAGTGTTCCAGCAATGACTGTCATGAAGGTTGCAGAAGGCTGTAATCTGATCGGATATTACATGTATCATGGGGGTTCCAATCCTCGGGGTAAGGTTAACCCGTTCACCAATGATCTAGCCACCCCCAAAATCTCCTATGATTTCAACGCCATGATCGGCGAATTCGGTCAAGTAAGGGAATCGTACCATAGAACAAAGCTGCAGCATTACTTTTTTTCAACGTTCCAAAAGCAATTCTCACTAACAAAGACTATTCTGCCAGGGGATACGTCCCAGATGGACCCTTATGATGTGGATACGTTACGATATGCAGTGCGATCCAGTGCTGGATCGGGTTATCTGTTTCTAAATAATTTCCAAGACCATGTCGAAAATGACGACCTGTGCGATTTTAATGTGAGCATTGAACTGCCCGAGGAAACGATTGTAATCCCTAGTCAAGGTGAGCTGATGTTAGGACGTGAAAGTTTCGCTATATTGCCATTTAACTTTAATTTAGATGGAATGAAGCTCAAATATGCTACGGTACAGCTGATAACAAGGATAGAAGAAGATGGAGAAGTATACTACTTTTTCTTTGTACCAGAGGGGATGAAGGGAAGATATGAAATTGAGTCAAAAGATATCATCAGTGCCACAATCGACAAAGGCTCGATAGAGCAGTTGGATGGGAACACGATCATTAAGGTTGCTGAAGAGGACGATAGTCTCATCCATCTGGTATCTGAAAGTGGCAAAAAAGTTGCCATCTACACGATGACTGATGAGCAAAGTCTTACATTTTGGAAGGTAAACATGCAAGGCCGGGACAGAGTCATTTTGACCAATGCCAATGTACTTGTATATGAGGGCGATCTAAGGCTGGAATCGACGGATCAAGAAATGGTATCCCTGAGTGTATTCCCTGATTTCGCCGCCTCGATCACATCTATTACTGGTGGAGAGCTGCTAGACATAACAGAAAACAATGTATTTAAAACGTATCGTTTAAAGGCTCCTAAGCGAGAAATTCATTTCAATTTGAAAAAAATAAATGACGATAAACTTACTATTGATTTTGAGATAGATGCCTTTCACGGAATTAAGGAAGCTCTGCTGCGTATCGATTATACTGGAGATATCGGTTATGCTTTTATGGATGGCGAACTGATCAACGATAATTTCTGCAACCATACGACCTGGGAAATAGGCTTGAAAGCATTTGAGCATCGGCTCATCGAGCAAGGGTTGTACGTATATGTTTCCCCAATACAAAAAGGTAAGGTTCTCAACAGCAATACGACTATGGCTGGCTGGAAAGAGACGGCAAAGGAACGTATCGTAGATATCGGCGCAGTCAGCATCGTGCCTGTGTATGAAATTCGACTCACCGTATAA
- a CDS encoding glycoside hydrolase family 5 protein → MKVLLRKSLLSGMIGLLIMIGLGGVFSKVEAASGFYVSGTKLYDSTGKPFVMRGVNHAHTWYKNDLYTAIPAIAQTGANTVRIVLSNGNQYTKDDINSVKDIISLVSNHKMIAVLEVHDATGKDDYASLDAAVNYWISIKDALIGKEDRVIVNIANEWYGSWNGSGWADGYKQAIPKLRNAGIKNTLIVDCAGWGQYPQSINDFGKSVFAADSLKNTVFSIHMYEFAGKDVQTVRTNIDNVLNQGLALIIGEFGGYHQGADVDETEIMRYGQSKGVGWLAWSWYGNSSNLSYLDLVTGPNGNLTDWGKTVVNGSNGIKETSKKAGIY, encoded by the coding sequence ATGAAGGTATTGTTAAGAAAATCACTATTGTCTGGAATGATCGGCTTGCTCATCATGATTGGTTTAGGAGGAGTTTTCTCCAAGGTAGAAGCTGCTTCAGGATTTTATGTAAGCGGTACCAAATTGTATGATTCTACAGGCAAGCCATTTGTTATGAGAGGCGTCAACCATGCTCACACATGGTACAAAAACGATCTTTATACAGCGATCCCGGCAATTGCCCAGACAGGTGCTAATACCGTCCGAATTGTCCTTTCTAACGGAAACCAGTACACCAAGGATGATATTAATTCCGTGAAAGATATTATTTCTCTCGTCTCCAACCATAAAATGATTGCTGTGCTTGAAGTTCATGATGCTACAGGCAAAGACGACTACGCGTCTTTGGATGCAGCTGTGAACTACTGGATTAGTATAAAGGATGCTCTGATCGGCAAGGAAGACCGGGTTATCGTAAACATTGCAAACGAATGGTATGGTTCTTGGAATGGAAGTGGTTGGGCTGATGGATACAAGCAAGCGATTCCCAAGCTGAGAAACGCAGGTATCAAAAATACACTCATCGTCGATTGTGCCGGATGGGGACAATATCCTCAATCTATCAATGACTTTGGTAAATCTGTATTCGCAGCTGATTCTTTGAAGAATACGGTATTTTCCATCCATATGTATGAGTTCGCTGGTAAAGATGTTCAAACTGTTCGAACCAATATTGATAACGTTCTGAATCAAGGACTCGCTCTGATTATTGGCGAATTTGGCGGTTACCACCAGGGAGCAGACGTCGACGAGACAGAAATCATGAGATACGGTCAATCCAAAGGAGTAGGCTGGTTAGCCTGGTCCTGGTATGGTAATAGTTCCAATCTTTCCTACCTTGATCTTGTAACAGGACCTAATGGCAATCTGACGGATTGGGGGAAAACTGTAGTTAACGGAAGCAACGGGATCAAAGAAACATCGAAAAAGGCTGGTATCTACTAA
- a CDS encoding 5' nucleotidase, NT5C type, which yields MRKSIIAVDMDDTICHLVKRAIYHNNSEFPTHPLRYEEMLDWNTDHLRHPKSTHDVFYGRPGLFEELELFDDYVVEEMEKLCNAFDVIIVTAAEPKTVVEKWNWLQRHMPFIPIENFFPCKRKNLINYDLLIDDGPHNLVPALKEGKKVLCIPHPWNLRAREQYEFPVMTSWQGAKERIDSILGVLYK from the coding sequence ATGAGAAAATCAATCATTGCAGTCGATATGGACGATACCATCTGTCATCTCGTCAAACGAGCCATATACCATAACAATAGTGAATTTCCCACTCATCCGCTTCGTTATGAAGAAATGTTAGATTGGAACACCGATCATCTACGTCATCCCAAAAGCACGCATGATGTATTTTATGGGCGACCGGGTTTGTTTGAGGAACTTGAACTGTTTGACGATTATGTTGTAGAAGAAATGGAGAAGCTTTGCAATGCTTTTGATGTCATTATTGTGACAGCGGCAGAGCCCAAGACCGTCGTAGAGAAATGGAATTGGCTTCAAAGACATATGCCATTCATTCCGATCGAGAACTTTTTCCCATGTAAACGAAAGAACCTGATTAACTATGATCTCCTGATTGATGATGGCCCTCATAATTTAGTACCTGCGCTAAAGGAGGGGAAAAAGGTGCTTTGTATTCCTCATCCATGGAATCTGAGAGCAAGAGAGCAATATGAGTTCCCCGTCATGACATCCTGGCAAGGAGCAAAAGAACGAATCGACTCCATTTTAGGAGTTCTGTATAAATAA
- a CDS encoding Nif3-like dinuclear metal center hexameric protein: MTMTMGLIVNHLTKGISLPHTTVDLLDPGSVDTEVQGIVTAFSASQYVIEQAISLGANFIITHEGIFYSHQRMHECLLHDPVFSQKSRLIADAGIGIYRFHDTIHRYQPDGVMVGLLQALGWHNYMVKQQPTAAILTIPAMKVKEIAEYIKAKLHIRYVRVAGEVSMPCERVGISVGYRGGGDLAIPLFLNENVDVVIAGEGPEWETPEYVKDAVYQGHSRALIMLGHAESEAPGMKYLADVLSAQFPMLPVHFIEDRPVFQIL; encoded by the coding sequence ATGACCATGACTATGGGTCTGATTGTGAATCATCTGACCAAGGGAATAAGCCTACCCCACACCACCGTAGATCTGCTGGACCCAGGATCTGTAGATACTGAGGTGCAAGGAATTGTAACCGCTTTCTCCGCTTCACAGTACGTGATAGAACAAGCTATTTCTCTAGGTGCAAATTTTATCATTACACATGAAGGCATTTTTTATAGTCATCAGAGGATGCATGAGTGTCTACTACATGATCCGGTTTTTTCGCAAAAATCTCGCCTCATTGCCGATGCAGGTATAGGCATTTATCGGTTTCATGACACCATACATCGTTATCAACCGGATGGAGTGATGGTTGGGCTTCTTCAGGCGCTTGGCTGGCACAACTACATGGTAAAACAGCAGCCGACGGCCGCCATTTTGACTATTCCCGCTATGAAAGTTAAGGAGATCGCTGAATATATCAAAGCCAAACTACATATTCGTTATGTACGGGTGGCTGGCGAGGTTTCCATGCCATGTGAACGAGTGGGAATTTCAGTAGGATACAGGGGAGGTGGCGATCTAGCCATTCCATTATTTCTAAATGAAAATGTAGATGTAGTCATCGCCGGTGAAGGCCCAGAATGGGAAACACCAGAATATGTTAAAGATGCTGTCTATCAAGGGCACAGTAGAGCACTTATCATGCTGGGACATGCTGAAAGTGAAGCACCTGGGATGAAGTATCTCGCAGATGTGCTTTCCGCCCAATTTCCGATGCTTCCCGTACACTTTATTGAAGATCGCCCGGTGTTTCAAATATTGTAA
- a CDS encoding glycoside hydrolase family 2 TIM barrel-domain containing protein encodes MGSRVIMPFKTDWRFIEGNYAGAEKMDYNDEHWRLLHVPHDWSIEKSFDPHMLYGGNQAYLPRWSVGWYRKHFNVKPSSPKQRVYIQFDGIHSNSEVWINGHFVGKRPYGYVSFQYDLTPYIRWDEENVIAVKVDNTILSPDRWYSGAGIYRNVWLICTDYIHITEWGTYITTPEISPDEAKVTVRIQVTNQHAHAVECTIMTEMLDPQGQIQGKVENRVTLSSCETGEIEQKTRVLEPELWSPDNPVLYEAQTTIYCDNTEVDRYCTSFGIREVKLDTQKGLFLNGHSLKLKGVCIHHDLGCLGAAYHDTAMKRRLQKLKEMGCNSIRFAHNPMAPELLDLCDQMGFLVVDEAFDKWKSLFYEHLYDEWWEKDLEAMLLRDRNHPSVFMWSVGNEVENQGQPSMLKMLEQLVGFCHEKDPTRSVTYALEPHNTPISLREGSIEAKVEHTKQLAQRVDVLGLNYQEQWYEHYRAAMPDMLILGTETFPYYRGKDNRVKGYLLMNPWFDVANHDYVIGQFVWSGIDYLGETSYPSKGWSSGLIDTCGFRKPVSYLQQSLWSNQPVVHIAAFNEHMKSEFNPTWTMHWKSPAMEDHWTFPDYGGKLIRLVTFTNCESVELIVNDELYGERKLVDYPNHLILWELPYTPGKIRAVGRNGNEKVCEHELTTAGTPYALKLEADRTVLPADGHEISHVEVTVIDPNGITVPNQDVELTFKLHGDGRILGIDNGDLTSDEPYKGNERRTHRGRCLVVVQSGNVAGELLLQASADGGLLGGTRLKVEQEYK; translated from the coding sequence ATGGGAAGCAGAGTGATTATGCCGTTCAAAACAGACTGGAGATTTATAGAAGGAAATTACGCGGGTGCTGAGAAAATGGACTACAACGATGAGCATTGGCGGCTCCTTCATGTCCCTCATGATTGGAGCATTGAAAAGTCCTTTGATCCACATATGCTGTATGGTGGCAATCAGGCTTATTTGCCAAGATGGTCTGTCGGATGGTACAGAAAGCATTTTAATGTGAAGCCCTCCTCTCCAAAACAGCGCGTATACATACAATTTGATGGCATTCACAGTAACAGCGAGGTTTGGATCAATGGGCATTTTGTGGGCAAGCGACCCTATGGATATGTTAGCTTTCAATATGATTTGACTCCATATATTCGGTGGGATGAGGAAAATGTGATTGCCGTCAAAGTGGACAATACGATTCTTTCACCTGACAGATGGTATTCGGGGGCCGGTATTTATCGTAATGTTTGGCTGATTTGTACGGATTATATTCATATAACCGAATGGGGGACTTACATTACCACACCTGAAATTTCGCCAGATGAAGCCAAGGTGACTGTCAGAATCCAGGTCACTAATCAACACGCGCATGCCGTAGAGTGTACGATTATGACTGAAATGCTGGACCCACAGGGACAGATCCAAGGAAAAGTGGAAAACCGAGTTACTCTTTCGAGCTGTGAAACGGGGGAAATAGAGCAAAAAACGCGAGTTTTAGAGCCAGAACTATGGTCACCGGACAACCCAGTGCTCTACGAAGCCCAGACGACGATCTATTGCGACAATACAGAGGTGGATCGTTATTGTACCTCTTTTGGCATAAGAGAAGTGAAGCTGGATACACAAAAAGGTTTATTTTTGAATGGGCACAGCTTAAAGCTAAAGGGAGTGTGCATTCACCATGATTTAGGCTGTCTGGGGGCTGCTTACCATGATACAGCCATGAAAAGAAGGCTGCAAAAGCTGAAGGAAATGGGCTGTAACTCGATCCGTTTTGCTCATAACCCGATGGCGCCCGAATTATTAGATTTATGTGACCAGATGGGGTTCTTGGTGGTTGATGAGGCTTTTGATAAGTGGAAATCTCTTTTCTATGAGCATTTATATGATGAGTGGTGGGAAAAAGATCTGGAGGCAATGTTGCTCAGAGACAGGAACCATCCCAGTGTTTTCATGTGGAGCGTTGGGAATGAAGTGGAAAACCAAGGGCAGCCATCCATGCTAAAAATGTTGGAGCAGCTCGTGGGTTTCTGCCATGAAAAAGACCCAACCCGATCGGTTACATATGCGCTTGAGCCGCATAATACACCGATCAGCTTGCGTGAGGGTTCGATTGAGGCCAAAGTGGAGCATACTAAGCAGCTGGCACAACGAGTGGATGTTCTGGGGTTAAACTATCAGGAGCAGTGGTATGAGCACTATAGGGCGGCCATGCCGGATATGCTTATCCTTGGAACCGAGACGTTTCCATACTATCGGGGCAAGGATAACCGGGTTAAAGGTTATTTGCTTATGAATCCCTGGTTTGATGTCGCTAATCATGATTATGTGATCGGTCAATTTGTTTGGAGTGGAATTGACTATTTGGGAGAAACGAGCTATCCCTCCAAAGGGTGGTCTTCGGGCCTGATTGATACTTGCGGATTCCGCAAACCAGTATCTTATCTCCAACAAAGCTTATGGTCTAATCAGCCTGTTGTGCACATAGCCGCATTTAACGAACATATGAAATCGGAATTTAATCCGACATGGACAATGCACTGGAAATCTCCGGCCATGGAAGATCACTGGACATTTCCTGACTACGGTGGAAAATTGATACGGTTGGTTACCTTCACCAATTGTGAGAGTGTGGAATTGATCGTGAATGATGAATTATACGGTGAGAGGAAGCTAGTGGATTACCCTAATCATTTAATCCTATGGGAGCTTCCCTATACACCGGGCAAAATCCGAGCTGTGGGTCGTAATGGAAACGAGAAGGTTTGTGAGCATGAACTGACTACTGCCGGGACTCCTTATGCTCTAAAGTTGGAGGCCGATCGGACGGTTCTACCTGCTGATGGGCATGAGATATCTCATGTGGAAGTAACCGTCATAGACCCAAACGGGATCACTGTACCTAACCAGGATGTTGAATTAACCTTTAAACTGCATGGTGATGGCCGCATCCTTGGAATAGACAATGGGGACCTCACCAGTGATGAACCCTACAAGGGGAATGAGAGACGAACACACAGAGGAAGGTGTCTTGTGGTTGTACAATCTGGGAATGTGGCTGGTGAGCTGTTGCTTCAAGCATCAGCAGATGGAGGGTTACTGGGAGGAACCAGGCTGAAAGTGGAACAAGAATATAAATGA